Within the Sphingobium indicum B90A genome, the region TACGATCATGAAGCCGAGATACCATGTGCCATCACGCGGATAATCGCGGAGGATGGCCGCGATTGCATATAGGCCGCCAGGCCCCTTCCATCCCAGGACAGCTTGATTGTGGGCGCTCTTTTCGGGCGGCACATCGGAGAAAAGCTCGCGAGCATCGTCCAGCGTGGGCGCGGCCCCGTCCTGCAACAGGAAATAGTCGCTGCAACGGTTGTACAGGTCTGCAACGTCTGCGGCGTCCGCTTGGGTAAGTTTGATCGGGGCTCCCGTCATCATCATCGCGTTTTGGCAGCAAGCGCGCGCTG harbors:
- a CDS encoding GNAT family N-acetyltransferase — protein: MMMTGAPIKLTQADAADVADLYNRCSDYFLLQDGAAPTLDDARELFSDVPPEKSAHNQAVLGWKGPGGLYAIAAILRDYPRDGTWYLGFMIVDAAQRGRGVGRSIYSTVESWAAARGATEIRLAVLEANEAAERFWRSLGFIEYRRVGPDTFKMRSHRRIELSRRLSGATVEGSNK